One region of Vigna angularis cultivar LongXiaoDou No.4 chromosome 10, ASM1680809v1, whole genome shotgun sequence genomic DNA includes:
- the LOC108334950 gene encoding transcription factor MYB106 produces the protein MGRMPCCEKVGFKKGPWTPEEDNKLLVYVEKHGHGNWRSVPAKAGLERCGKSCRLRWINYLKPDIKRGNFSSEEDHTIIQLHALLGNKWSIIAAHLPQRTDNEIKNYWNTNVKKRLIRMGLDPLTHKPIKRNNFEDYGGGHHEQSKDTMNMDHVAQWENARLEAEARGSMLQVESHSSHHPQLMLSKIPTQLSPSSSDSLSIKHNTVYNMYDLILATNHDLPSPVSSFSVTSWKLPLVSTNIKLFTVTGTSLSSESDFNVSETSFQMIEDRVSNLQDDDITMAVEAFTTARCESLQELLRGWVPH, from the exons ATGGGAAGGATGCCATGCTGTGAGAAGGTAGGGTTCAAGAAAGGACCATGGACTCCAGAAGAAGACAATAAGCTCCTTGTTTATGTTGAAAAACATGGCCATGGAAATTGGCGGTCAGTACCTGCCAAAGCAG GTCTTGAAAGATGTGGAAAGAGTTGCAGATTGAGGTGGATTAACTATCTCAAACCTGATATAAAACGAGGAAACTTCAGCTCGGAGGAAGACCACACCATTATTCAACTCCATGCTCTTCTTGGAAACAA ATGGTCAATCATAGCAGCTCATCTGCCTCAAAGAACAGACAATGAAATCAAGAATTATTGGAACACCAATGTCAAGAAAAGACTCATCAGAATGGGCTTAGATCCGCTCACTCACAAACCAATAAAAAGGAACAACTTTGAAGACTATGGCGGTGGTCATCATGAGCAGTCCAAGGACACCATGAACATGGATCACGTGGCTCAGTGGGAGAATGCTCGACTTGAAGCTGAAGCCAGAGGATCTATGTTGCAAGTTGAATCTCACTCCTCACATCACCCTCAGCTAATGTTGAGCAAAATCCCAACACAACTTTCTCCTTCCTCTTCAGATTCACTGTCAATCAAACACAACACAGTATACAACATGTATGACCTTATACTTGCCACAAATCATGACCTTCCATCACCAGTATCCTCATTCAGCGTCACCAGTTGGAAGCTTCCTTTAGTCTCTACCAATATTAAACTATTCACCGTCACCGGAACATCACTCTCTTCTGAGTCTGATTTTAATGTGTCTGAAACTAGTTTTCAAATGATAGAAGACCGTGTGTCAAACTTGCAAGATGATGACATCACCATGGCTGTGGAAGCATTTACAACCGCAAGATGTGAGAGTCTTCAAGAGTTGTTAAGGGGTTGGGTTCCACACTGA